A part of Liolophura sinensis isolate JHLJ2023 chromosome 1, CUHK_Ljap_v2, whole genome shotgun sequence genomic DNA contains:
- the LOC135479146 gene encoding peroxisomal trans-2-enoyl-CoA reductase-like gives MAGAVPKSRRVSSIFRPGLFKDKVAIVTGGGTGIGKAITQELLHLGCKVMIASRNLERLEQAAEEMRSGIPQDSPAQIEHVECNIRKEQQVKTLISSTLAKFGKLDYLVNNGGGQFPGPAASFSLKGWNAVIETNLTGTFLCCREAYNQWMADHGGVILNIIADMWKGFPSMSHTGAARAGVDNLTKSLALEWAANGVRVNSVAPGSSIYSETAAANYGDMKIFEGAIPYIPAKRLGKTEEVSAAVCFLLSPAAAYISGETLKVDGAASLYRSLLNIPEHNKIPAFSWDIDETDPTKSKL, from the exons ATGGCGGGGGCAGTGCCCAAGTCGCGAAGGGTGTCTAGTATATTCCGTCCAGGACTGTTTAAGGATAAAGTTGCTATTGTGACGGGAGGGGGAACAGGAATCGGAAAAGCTATAACACAGGAACTTCTTCATTTAG GCTGCAAAGTGATGATAGCATCACGCAATTTAGAGAGACTGGAACAAGCGGCTGAGGAGATGCGCTCAGGCATTCCCCAGGATTCCCCAGCACAAATCGAACATGTGGAGTGCAACATCCGTAAAGAGCAGCAG GTAAAGACTTTAATCTCAAGTACGTTGGCTAAGTTTGGAAAACTGGATTATTTGGTGAACAATGGAGGTGGTCAGTTTCCAGGCCCAGCAGCCAGCTTCAGTCTTAAGGGATGGAATGCTGTTATAGAAACCAACCTTACCGGCACATTTTTGTGCTGCAGGGAAG CATATAACCAATGGATGGCAGACCATGGAGGCGTAATCCTAAATATTATAGCTGATATGTGGAAGGGTTTCCCCAGTATGAG TCACACAGGAGCAGCGCGAGCCGGGGTGGATAATCTCACGAAGTCCTTAGCACTGGAATGGGCGGCAAATGGCGTCCGAGTGAACTCTGTTGCCCCA GGTAGCTCTATTTATTCTGAGACAGCTGCAGCCAACTATGGAGATATGAAGATATTCGAGGGGGCAATTCCATACATACCAGCAAAGCGGCTGGGGAAAACCGAAGAG GTGTCTGCTGCTGTCTGTTTCCTGCTCTCCCCAGCTGCAGCGTACATATCAGGGGAAACTCTGAAGGTCGATGGTGCAGCCAGTCTGTACAGAAGTCTGCTCAACATACCGG AACACAACAAAATACCAGCATTTTCCTGGGATATTGATGAAACTGATCCGACGAAATCGAAATTGTGA